One Dioscorea cayenensis subsp. rotundata cultivar TDr96_F1 chromosome 15, TDr96_F1_v2_PseudoChromosome.rev07_lg8_w22 25.fasta, whole genome shotgun sequence genomic region harbors:
- the LOC120278104 gene encoding LOW QUALITY PROTEIN: probable beta-1,3-galactosyltransferase 3 (The sequence of the model RefSeq protein was modified relative to this genomic sequence to represent the inferred CDS: deleted 1 base in 1 codon): MKGEEKKRMGMSLKSKGGGGGGEVIGKGMVTKKWTLLFCLGSFCAGLLFTNRMWTVPEAKEIIRRTDVGEDKIKLLAGDCGSKTIDRKRRPRDVLGEVSKTHDVIQTLDKTISNLEMELAAARAAQESILSGSPVSENVKVTGSSGRKKYFMVVGINTAFSSRKRRDSVRTTWMPQGEKREKLEKEKGIIIRFVIGHSATSGGILDKAIEAEDRKHGDFMRLDHVEGYLELSAKTKIYFATAVSKWDAEFYIKVDDDVHVNIATLGTTLARHRSKRRLYIGCMKSGPVLAQKGVRYHEPEYWKFGEEGNKYFRHATGQLYAISKDLASYISNNQHVLHKYANEDVSLGAWFIGLDVEHIDDRRLCCGTPPDCEWKAQAGNICVASFDWSCSGICKSAERIRSVHQRCGESENALWNAVF, encoded by the exons ATGaagggggaggagaagaagaggatggGAATGAGTTTGAAGAGCaaaggtggaggaggaggaggagaggttATTGGGAAGGGGATGGTTACAAAGAAGTGGactttattgttttgtttgggGAGCTTCTGTGCTGGTCTTCTCTTCACTAATAG AATGTGGACAGTACCTGAAGCAAAAGAGATCATCAGGAGAACCGACGTCGGGGAAGACAAGATAAAGCTTCTTGCAGGCGATTGTGGCTCAAAAACT ATTGATAGAAAGCGGCGGCCTAGAGATGTTCTAGGGGAAGTTTCAAAGACGCACGACGTTATACA GACACTAGATAAGACAATATCGAACCTTGAAATGGAATTAGCTGCTGCAAGGGCTGCACAAGAATCAATACTTAGTGGCTCTCCCGTATCAGAAAATGTTAAGGTTACTGGATCAAGTGGacgaaaaaaatatttcatggtAGTAGGGATAAACACTGCTTTTAGCAGTCGTAAGCGGAGAGATTCAGTTCGTACTACTTGGATGCCTCAAG GTGAGAAACGGGAGAAGCTGGAAAAAGAAAAGGGCATTATTATTCGCTTTGTCATCGGTCATAG tgcgacatccggtGGAATTCTAGATAAGGCAATTGAAGCTGAGGACAGAAAACAT GGAGACTTCATGAGACTG GATCATGTCGAAGGATACCTCGAATTGTCTGCCAAAACCAAGATATATTTTGCTACTGCTGTCTCCAAATGGGATGCTGAATTCTATATcaaggttgatgatgatgtaCATGTAAATATAG CAACCCTTGGGACTACTTTGGCTAGGCATCGTTCAAAGCGTCGATTATACATTGGATGTATGAAGTCTGGTCCTGTCCTTGCACAGAA AGGCGTCAGATATCATGAACCCGAATACTGGAAATTCGGGGAGGAAGGAAACAAGTATTTTCGGCATGCTACTGGTCAATTATACGCCATCTCTAAAGATTTGGCCTCATATATTTCCAATAACCA gCATGTGCTACACAAATATGCCAATGAGGATGTTTCATTGGGAGCTTGGTTTATCGGATTGGATGTAGAACACATCGATGATCGAAGATTATGTTGTGGTACTCCTCCCG ACTGTGAGTGGAAAGCTCAAGCAGGCAACATCTGTGTTGCTTCATTTGATTGGAGCTGCAGTGGAATCTGCAAGTCCGCTGAAAGAATAAGATCAGTGCATCAACGCTGCGGTGAAAGTGAAAATGCTCTTTGGAATGCAGTGTTCTGA
- the LOC120277968 gene encoding uncharacterized protein LOC120277968 has product MSRRLRHDRLHRFLRPGALARLRDSRISARSPRSSSKAQLLLPCLPPSSPSPSPDQIDGFPCFYVRVSGPRRPQRKRLAASKSIFFVASSPTNPSSPEPSDQVLDFISGADLLVAR; this is encoded by the coding sequence ATGAGCCGCCGTCTCCGCCATGATCGGCTTCACCGCTTCCTCCGCCCCGGTGCTCTCGCGCGCCTCCGTGACTCGAGGATCAGCGCCCGGTCTCCTAGATCTAGCTCCAAAGCTCAGCTCCTTCTCCCTTGCCTTCCTCCTTCGTCTCCTTCGCCTTCTCCTGACCAGATCGATGGATTTCCCTGCTTTTATGTCAGGGTCTCTGGCCCTAGGCGTCCCCAGCGGAAGAGGCTCGCTGCTTCGAAGTCCATCTTCTTTGTAGCTTCTTCCCCGACTAATCCTTCTTCTCCGGAGCCTTCTGATCAGGTGTTGGATTTCATTAGCGGTGCTGATCTTCTTGTGGCTCGTTGA
- the LOC120276949 gene encoding pentatricopeptide repeat-containing protein At1g11710, mitochondrial-like: MYRMLKLGFVPNAVSFNMLVDGCCRNGEVDLALQLVKKISLVSGRRVEPNAVTFNSILNGLCKAGKLEIAERVFREDIKEPNVRSYATLIDGYARDGQMVNALKGYAEEASVFLSDIMQCSVSPDKFTYSTIIDSCCRNGDLREAVRVYRRIREENLVIDSAPYNSLINCLCKHGKFREARQLLGIMITSGSAPDVVTFTSLIDGYCKGSRLDDALETYDGMVKSGEKPNLVTYNAYVNGLCRTESVDVARHVAENTRMDVFTYNTLMNGYCSSTRD; this comes from the exons ATGTATAGAATGCTGAAGCTTGGGTTTGTTCCAAATGCTGTGAGTTTCAACATGCTTGTTGATGGTTGTTGCCGGAACGGCGAGGTTGATCTTGCTCTTCAGcttgtgaaaaaaatttcactGGTCTCTGGGAGAAGAGTTGAGCCAAATGCAGTAACTTTTAACAGCATTCTCAATGGGCTTTGCAAAGCTGGGAAGCTGGAGATTGCTGAGAGAGTGTTTAGAGAGGACATAAAAGAACCAAATGTGAGAAGCTATGCAACTCTCATTGATGGATATGCTAGAGATGGGCAGATGGTTAATGCTCtcaag GGCTATGCCGAGGAGGCTTCGGTGTTCTTGTCGGATATAATGCAGTGCTCTGTCTCTCCTGACAAGTTCACGTATTCAACAATTATCGATAGTTGTTGCAGAAATGGTGATTTGCGAGAAGCGGTCCGGGTTTATCGGAGGATTAGAGAAGAAAACCTTGTGATAGATTCAGCTCCTTATAATAGTTTGATCAATTGTTTATGCAAGCATGGTAAGTTTAGAGAAGCTAGACAATTACTTGGGATTATGATCACTAGTGGTTCAGCTCCTGATGTTGTGACCTTTACTTCTCTTATTGATGGATACTGCAAAGGAAGTAGATTAGATGATGCTCTTGAAACTTATGATGGAATGGTGAAGTCCGGAGAGAAGCCTAATCTTGTGACATATAATGCATATGTTAATGGTTTGTGCAGAACTGAATCAGTTGATGTTGCGAGGCATGTCGCCGAGAATACGAGGATGGATGTGTTCACTTATAACACTCTGATGAATGGGTATTGCAGCAGTACGAGGGATTGA
- the LOC120277447 gene encoding CASP-like protein 2D1: MVRNKQYSDGYGKVEFSNLSGFKYLVCINGISAVYAFVSFALSFFKCFTRDWILYLFDQVVAYLMVTSMAAVVELVYLANEGDAKVSWSSACNYYEKFCNRAQVSLALHVMAMVCFLILSLISAYKTFSKFDAPSYPSKEVGEQEN, from the exons ATGGTGAGAAACAAACAGTACAGTGATGGTTATGGGAAGGTGGAGTTCAGCAACCTTTCAGGGTTCAA GTACTTAGTTTGCATAAATGGAATCTCAGCTGTATATGCATTTGTCTCCTTTGCATTATCATTCTTCAAATGCTTCACCAGAGACTGGATTCTTTATCTCTTTGACCAg GTTGTGGCATATCTGATGGTAACCTCAATGGCTGCAGTGGTGGAGTTGGTGTACTTAGCTAATGAAGGTGATGCCAAAGTTTCATGGAGTTCAGCTTGTAACTATTATGAAAAGTTTTGTAACAGAGCTCAAGTTTCATTGGCACTTCATGTGATGGCAATGGTGTGCTTCTTGATTTTGTCTCTGATTTCAGCTTACAAGACCTTCAGCAAGTTTGATGCCCCTTCCTATCCTTCTAAAGAAGTTGGAGAACAAGAAAACTAG
- the LOC120277334 gene encoding uncharacterized protein LOC120277334 yields the protein MADEFEEEEVWAVMKERVVLEGRPKTKCITSSTNKSLASSSSVTSSRRVYQQSSAPVNIPDWSKNSGAKKDEDEGEDEDCKVPPHEWIAKKLARSQISSFSVCEGVGRTLKGRDLSKVRNAVLTRTGFLE from the coding sequence ATGGCTGATGAGTTTGAAGAGGAGGAGGTGTGGGCTGTGATGAAGGAGAGGGTGGTGTTAGAAGGAAGGCCAAAGACAAAATGTATTACTAGTAGTACTAACAAGTCTTTGGCTTCATCTTCTTCGGTTACTAGTAGTAGAAGAGTTTATCAGCAGTCTTCTGCTCCTGTAAACATACCAGACTGGTCTAAGAATAGTGGTGCAAAgaaggatgaagatgaaggtgAAGATGAGGACTGTAAAGTGCCACCACATGAATGGATTGCTAAGAAGCTTGCAAGGAGCCAGATCTCATCCTTTTCAGTTTGTGAAGGTGTTGGCAGGACATTGAAGGGAAGAGATTTGAGCAAGGTGAGGAATGCTGTGCTTACAAGAACTGGATTTCTGGAGTGA
- the LOC120277448 gene encoding autophagy-related protein 8C produces the protein MAKSSFKLEHPLERRQAEAARIREKYPDRIPVIVEKAERSDIPDIDKKKYLVPADLTVGQFVYVVRKRIKLSAEKAIFIFVKNTLPPTAAMMSAIYEENKDEDGFLYMTYSGENTFGLF, from the exons ATGGCGAAGAGCTCGTTCAAGTTGGAGCATCCGCTTG AAAGGAGGCAAGCTGAAGCTGCACGTATCAGAGAGAAATATCCTGACCGTATTCCT GTGATTGTGGAGAAGGCTGAAAGGAGTGATATTCCTGATATTGATAAGAAAAA GTACCTGGTTCCTGCCGATCTTACAGTCGGACAATTTGTTTATGTTGTCCGCAAGCGAATCAAGCTTAGTGCTGAAAAGGCCATCTTCATTTTTGTCAAGAATACTCTCCCACCAACAG CTGCTATGATGTCTGCAATTTATGAGGAGAACAAAGACGAAGATGGCTTTCTCTACATGACCTACAGCGGCGAGAACACTTTCGGTTTATTCTGA
- the LOC120277333 gene encoding polyphenol oxidase, chloroplastic-like — protein sequence MSTIPSLTIPISSPSSFACSFINKTTPSLSIPRRNRRGHSKSSSSRTTTCNMNQENNYKLDRRDVLIGLGGLYGTTAGLILTGNASGAPIQAADPTKCGPADLPAGATPTDCCPPAEKVIDFVLPPSSDPLRVRRAAHLVDKDYIAKYTKAVELMKALPADDPRNFTQQANIHCAYCNGSFDQIGFPNVEIQVHDSWVFFPWHRFYLYFHEKILGKLIGDESFALPFWNWDSPAGYQIPAMYTNTKSSLYDKLRDAKHQPPALVDLNFNGTDLDLTQEQRTKRNLALMYRQVVTGGKTAELFMGSPYRAGDAPAPGAGTLENAPHGTVHVWTGDRTQPNTEDMGTLYSSARDPIFYAHHSNVDRMWNVWKSLGGKRKDFTDSDWLNTSFLFYNENAELVKVKIKDTLDPSKLRFTYQDVEVPWLKARPTPAVATKEKATVKSRALKVFKGPPTFPVTLDSPVSVTVKRPKPGRSQKEKEDEEEVLVVEGLEFDRDLYVKFDVYVNTPEEEGVAPGSSEFAGSFVNVPRKHQPSKGPKTLKTNFKIGITDLLEELECEGDESVVVTLVAKSAKGKIKVGGVKIVFSS from the coding sequence ATGTCTACAATTCCAAGTCTCACCATTCCCATATCCTCTCCTTCCTCCTTTGCATGCTCCTTCATCAACAAAACCACTCCTTCCCTTTCCATTCCTCGCCGCAATCGCCGTGGCCAttctaaatcatcatcatcaagaacaACAACATGTAACATGAACCAAGAAAACAATTACAAACTAGACCGCCGTGACGTCCTCATCGGTCTCGGCGGTCTATATGGGACTACAGCAGGTCTAATCCTCACCGGCAACGCCTCCGGTGCTCCCATTCAAGCTGCAGATCCAACCAAATGCGGCCCTGCTGATCTCCCCGCCGGCGCCACTCCTACTGACTGCTGTCCACCAGCTGAAAAAGTCATCGACTTTGTTCTTCCTCCTTCCTCCGACCCTCTCCGTGTTCGCCGTGCCGCTCACCTTGTCGACAAAGACTACATCGCCAAATACACCAAAGCTGTGGAGCTTATGAAGGCTCTTCCCGCCGATGATCCCCGGAACTTCACTCAACAAGCTAACATCCACTGCGCCTACTGCAACGGCTCCTTCGACCAAATTGGATTCCCTAATGTCGAAATCCAAGTCCATGATTCATGGGTCTTCTTTCCTTGGCATCGGTTCTACCTTTACTTCCATGAGAAAATCCTCGGCAAGCTCATCGGCGATGAGTCCTTCGCACTGCCTTTCTGGAACTGGGACTCACCGGCCGGTTATCAAATTCCGGCCATGTATACCAACACAAAATCTAGTCTTTATGATAAACTCCGAGACGCCAAGCATCAACCACCAGCCCTCGTCGACCTTAACTTCAACGGCACAGATCTTGATCTCACCCAAGAACAACGCACCAAACGCAACCTTGCTCTCATGTACCGTCAAGTTGTTACAGGTGGTAAAACCGCCGAGCTATTCATGGGCTCGCCGTACCGCGCCGGTGACGCTCCGGCTCCCGGAGCTGGTACGCTGGAGAACGCACCACATGGCACTGTTCACGTCTGGACTGGAGATAGAACTCAACCGAATACAGAGGACATGGGAACGTTGTACTCATCTGCAAGAGATCCAATCTTTTATGCTCATCACTCTAACGTAGACCGCATGTGGAATGTCTGGAAGAGTTTGGGAGGTAAACGTAAGGATTTCACTGATAGTGATTGGCTTAACACTTCATTCTTGTTTTACAATGAGAATGCTGAGCTTGTGAAAGTGAAGATCAAGGACACACTTGATCCATCTAAGCTGAGATTCACTTACCAAGACGTTGAAGTGCCATGGTTGAAGGCTCGTCCAACGCCGGCTGTGGCGACGAAGGAGAAGGCGACAGTCAAGTCTAGAGCTTTGAAGGTTTTCAAAGGCCCGCCGACGTTCCCGGTGACGCTGGACTCGCCGGTGAGTGTGACAGTGAAGAGACCGAAGCCAGGGAGGAGtcagaaggagaaggaggatgaAGAGGAAGTGTTGGTTGTGGAGGGACTTGAGTTTGATCGTGATTTATATGTTAAGTTTGATGTGTATGTGAACACGCCGGAAGAGGAAGGAGTGGCCCCGGGATCTAGTGAGTTCGCCGGAAGCTTTGTGAACGTGCCGAGAAAACATCAGCCAAGTAAGGGACCAAAGACATTGAAGACTAACTTCAAGATTGGGATCACTGATTTGCTTGAGGAGTTGGAATGTGAAGGTGATGAGAGTGTGGTTGTGACTTTGGTGGCTAAGAGTGCAAAAGGGAAGATCAAGGTTGGTGGTGTTAAGAttgtgttttcttcttga